One Drosophila subobscura isolate 14011-0131.10 chromosome U, UCBerk_Dsub_1.0, whole genome shotgun sequence DNA window includes the following coding sequences:
- the LOC117902784 gene encoding uncharacterized protein DDB_G0271670 isoform X4 — MTNSSKADLMTGGGGGGGGVSGGGALFGGAGVSLASLQGQKWTQVFDMDKMIKQLRTAEKAYLRGGVGGGKATGTGTGTGSDQTKLHVQRLNAADMAYYDIVPKLAIRDLVVCNTCNGSYTKAGFQNHIALQHPAIWEATSNKLNPLTTATGDNSTATSQQETAAAAAAAGGDNLAGGSPTETLSASTLSSCSNGSSSSASQHTAANATSSSSSSSSSRHKSSSSSKSSSSSSKGSSGTSSSRSRSKSSKNRHHSSPAPAPELKEKTSSSSSKKSSSSSSSAIAAPPAAAAAAASASVSGSIKEEFAPAPISVFSSSSNSSCSLPPSELVAGVALSVNYSPANHQQAGVAADADKQPELQPKKKLKVSSDHRTKASKDKPVASQYEQQQQQQQQPDHKLTHSFYEKRRKLLAKSQQQQQSPKRQPQQQQLQQQQQPQYLQQQQQEQVLRQRSPNFSLPLQNNSNVGQNSQPLLKKQLLRTLSDSSSNILAIANNSGNSNTPNANSNPWKSQSSTPGGGNTPSSSDLMRVFV; from the exons ATGACCAACTCATCCAAAGCAGATCTAATGAcgggaggaggcggaggcggaggtggTGTCAGTGGTGGCGGCGCACTCTTTGGTGGCGCTGGTGTATCCCTGGCCAGCCTGCAGGGCCAGAAATGGACACAGGTGTTTGACATGGACAAAATGATCAAGCAGCTGCGCACAGCGGAGAAGGCGTATCTTAGGGGaggcgtcggcggcggcaaggccacgggcacaggcacaggcacgggcaGTGACCAGACCAAGCTTCATGTCCAGCGCCTCAATGCAGCGGACATGGCCTACTATGACATCGTGCCAAAGCTGGCCATCCGCGATCTGGTCGTGTGCAACACCTGCAATGGCAGCTACACGAAAGCGGGTTTCCAGAATCACATAGCACTGCAGCATCCGGCCATTTGGGAGGCCACATCGAACAAATTAAATCCGCTCACAACTGCCACAGGAGACAACAGCACAGCCACAAGCCAGcaagagacagcagcagctgcagcggcagcgggtgGTGACAATCTGGCTGGGGGCTCGCCCACGGAGACATTGTCCGCCTCCACACTGTCCAGCTGCTCGAACGGCTCGAGCAGCTCAGCATCccagcacacagcagccaATGCGACGAGcagctcctcgtcctcgtcttcGTCGCgtcacaaaagcagcagcagcagcaagagtaGCAGTTCCTCCTccaaaggcagcagcgggaccagcagcagtcgttCACGTTCGAAATCATCGAAGAATCGCCACCATTCATCGCCAGCACCTGCGCCAGAGTTGAAGGAGAAGacgagcagctcctcctccaaaaagagtagcagcagcagcagcagtgccatagccgcgccaccagcagcagcagcagcggcagcttcagcttcggtGTCTGGCAGCATCAAAGAAGAGTTTGCACCGGCGCCCATAAGCGTGTTCTCCTCATCCTCGAAttcctcctgctccctgccACCCAGCGAGCTGGTTGCGGGCGTGGCTCTAAGCGTGAATTACTCTCCTGCCAATCATCAACAGGCTGGTGTTGCGGCGGACGCGGATAAGCAGCCCGAACTCCAGCCAAAGAAGAAG CTGAAGGTATCCAGCGATCATCGAACAAAAGCGTCCAAGGATAAGCCAGTCGCCAGTCAGtacgaacagcagcag cagcagcagcagcagccggaccACAAGCTTACACACAGTTTCTATGAGAAGCGACGAAAGCTACTGGCCAAaagtcagcagcaacagcagtctCCCAAACgtcagccacagcagcagcagctacagcaacagcagcagccacaatacctccagcaacagcagcaagagcaagtGCTGCGGCAGCGTTCACCCAACTTTTCTCTTCCATTgcaaaacaattcaaatgtTGGACAGAATTCGCAGCCGCTGCTTAAGAAGCAATTGCTGCGCACGCTgtccgacagcagcagcaacatacTGGCCATTGccaacaacagcggcaacagcaacactccTAATGCCAACAGCAATCCCTGGAAGAGCCAGAGCTCAACGCCCGGTGGCGGCAacacgcccagcagcagcgatctGATGCGTGTTTTTGTCTga
- the LOC117902784 gene encoding hormone receptor 4 isoform X2, which yields MTNSSKADLMTGGGGGGGGVSGGGALFGGAGVSLASLQGQKWTQVFDMDKMIKQLRTAEKAYLRGGVGGGKATGTGTGTGSDQTKLHVQRLNAADMAYYDIVPKLAIRDLVVCNTCNGSYTKAGFQNHIALQHPAIWEATSNKLNPLTTATGDNSTATSQQETAAAAAAAGGDNLAGGSPTETLSASTLSSCSNGSSSSASQHTAANATSSSSSSSSSRHKSSSSSKSSSSSSKGSSGTSSSRSRSKSSKNRHHSSPAPAPELKEKTSSSSSKKSSSSSSSAIAAPPAAAAAAASASVSGSIKEEFAPAPISVFSSSSNSSCSLPPSELVAGVALSVNYSPANHQQAGVAADADKQPELQPKKKLKVSSDHRTKASKDKPVASQYEQQQQQQQQQQTNGTPQHAAQATKRLRYDDVAAEMGEEYIYQQQQQQSNQQQVYGEDNQSQLTTIDAMQLQQLIYQQQLQLEQAERQKQELPEELQASANGQQQQQQQFSVYNVQSLTDDAEVQQQQQQQQQDVQVQQQQQQLDEHMILPSIIYEITDTNQVSVLEQQKVIAEFLTQAGYENVDVNVLQAATGGGTAAGQSAAGTADVSQFNDDFNDFDFTKLETVSDTTTTNTTTTTKTVKLEATNSQPQSFIKQQTLINAKCHEESYFNVMHYSGQPRPLAMNTFGLVKLPNGLGATLRKNLLTTRKANNSLLSLNGSTLGVVGQLARPPPPAPHANNYTALSNGSATGLLVKNAAAAAGKTIYAQKSSVIAQDRLRCNKRALVPSRLEAGKGLMTAKRLNELLLGKAVKKEKQMDNEEPEQQQLKEELEQQQQQPDHKLTHSFYEKRRKLLAKSQQQQQSPKRQPQQQQLQQQQQPQYLQQQQQEQVLRQRSPNFSLPLQNNSNVGQNSQPLLKKQLLRTLSDSSSNILAIANNSGNSNTPNANSNPWKSQSSTPGGGNTPSSSDLMRVFV from the exons ATGACCAACTCATCCAAAGCAGATCTAATGAcgggaggaggcggaggcggaggtggTGTCAGTGGTGGCGGCGCACTCTTTGGTGGCGCTGGTGTATCCCTGGCCAGCCTGCAGGGCCAGAAATGGACACAGGTGTTTGACATGGACAAAATGATCAAGCAGCTGCGCACAGCGGAGAAGGCGTATCTTAGGGGaggcgtcggcggcggcaaggccacgggcacaggcacaggcacgggcaGTGACCAGACCAAGCTTCATGTCCAGCGCCTCAATGCAGCGGACATGGCCTACTATGACATCGTGCCAAAGCTGGCCATCCGCGATCTGGTCGTGTGCAACACCTGCAATGGCAGCTACACGAAAGCGGGTTTCCAGAATCACATAGCACTGCAGCATCCGGCCATTTGGGAGGCCACATCGAACAAATTAAATCCGCTCACAACTGCCACAGGAGACAACAGCACAGCCACAAGCCAGcaagagacagcagcagctgcagcggcagcgggtgGTGACAATCTGGCTGGGGGCTCGCCCACGGAGACATTGTCCGCCTCCACACTGTCCAGCTGCTCGAACGGCTCGAGCAGCTCAGCATCccagcacacagcagccaATGCGACGAGcagctcctcgtcctcgtcttcGTCGCgtcacaaaagcagcagcagcagcaagagtaGCAGTTCCTCCTccaaaggcagcagcgggaccagcagcagtcgttCACGTTCGAAATCATCGAAGAATCGCCACCATTCATCGCCAGCACCTGCGCCAGAGTTGAAGGAGAAGacgagcagctcctcctccaaaaagagtagcagcagcagcagcagtgccatagccgcgccaccagcagcagcagcagcggcagcttcagcttcggtGTCTGGCAGCATCAAAGAAGAGTTTGCACCGGCGCCCATAAGCGTGTTCTCCTCATCCTCGAAttcctcctgctccctgccACCCAGCGAGCTGGTTGCGGGCGTGGCTCTAAGCGTGAATTACTCTCCTGCCAATCATCAACAGGCTGGTGTTGCGGCGGACGCGGATAAGCAGCCCGAACTCCAGCCAAAGAAGAAG CTGAAGGTATCCAGCGATCATCGAACAAAAGCGTCCAAGGATAAGCCAGTCGCCAGTCAGtacgaacagcagcag cagcagcagcagcaacaacagacaaaTGGCACGCCACAGCATGCGgcacaagccacaaaaagaCTGCGctatgatgatgttgctgctgaaaTGGGCGAGGAATACatctaccagcagcagcagcaacagtcgaaCCAGCAGCAAGTCTATGGCGAGGATAACCAGAGTCAATTGACCACCATCGAtgccatgcagctgcagcagctcatctatcagcagcagctccagctcgagcaGGCAGAACGCCAAAAGCAGGAGCTGCCAGAGGAGCTGCAAGCAAGCGccaatgggcagcagcagcagcaacaacagttcAGTGTGTACAATGTGCAGTCGCTGACGGATGATGcggaggtgcagcagcagcagcagcaacagcagcaggatgtgcaggtgcagcagcagcagcaacagctcgaTGAGCATATGATACTGCCAAGTATTATATATGAGATTACAGACACGAATCAAGTGTCGGTGCTGGAGCAGCAAAAGGTCATAGCAGAGTTCCTCACACAAGCGGGCTATGAGAATGTCGATGTGAATGTGCTGCAAGCGGCCACAGGCGGAGGTACAGCAGCGGGacagtcagcagcaggcaccgCAGATGTCAGTCAATTCAATGAtgattttaatgattttgatttcacAAAACTGGAGACTGTTAgcgacacaacaacaaccaacacaacaaccacaacaaagaCTGTTAAACTGGAGGCCAccaacagccagccacaaaGCTTCATCAAGCAACAAACTTTGattaatgccaaatgccacGAGGAGAGCTACTTCAATGTCATGCATTATTCAGGCCAACCCCGACCTCTGGCCATGAACACTTTCGGTTTGGTGAAGCTGCCCAACGGGCTGGGCGCCACTTTGCGCAAGAATCTGCTGACCACACGCAAGGCCAACAACAGTTTGTTGTCTCTCAATGGCAGCACTTTGGGCGTTGTTGGCCAACTGGCACGCCCACCACCGCCCGCGCCACATGCGAATAACTACACGGCGCTCAGCAATGGCTCGGCCACGGGTTTGTTGGTGAAAAatgccgcagctgccgctggcaaGACGATCTATGCACAGAAATCGAGTGTCATAGCGCAGGATCGACTGAGGTGCAACAAGCGAGCGTTGGTGCCGTCGCGACTGGAGGCGGGCAAGGGTTTGATGACAGCCAAGCGCCTGAATGAACTGCTGTTGGGCAAGGCTGTgaaaaaggagaagcaaaTGGACAACgaagagccagagcagcagcagctgaaggaggagttggagcagcagcagcagcagccggaccACAAGCTTACACACAGTTTCTATGAGAAGCGACGAAAGCTACTGGCCAAaagtcagcagcaacagcagtctCCCAAACgtcagccacagcagcagcagctacagcaacagcagcagccacaatacctccagcaacagcagcaagagcaagtGCTGCGGCAGCGTTCACCCAACTTTTCTCTTCCATTgcaaaacaattcaaatgtTGGACAGAATTCGCAGCCGCTGCTTAAGAAGCAATTGCTGCGCACGCTgtccgacagcagcagcaacatacTGGCCATTGccaacaacagcggcaacagcaacactccTAATGCCAACAGCAATCCCTGGAAGAGCCAGAGCTCAACGCCCGGTGGCGGCAacacgcccagcagcagcgatctGATGCGTGTTTTTGTCTga
- the LOC117902784 gene encoding putative mediator of RNA polymerase II transcription subunit 26 isoform X1 — translation MTNSSKADLMTGGGGGGGGVSGGGALFGGAGVSLASLQGQKWTQVFDMDKMIKQLRTAEKAYLRGGVGGGKATGTGTGTGSDQTKLHVQRLNAADMAYYDIVPKLAIRDLVVCNTCNGSYTKAGFQNHIALQHPAIWEATSNKLNPLTTATGDNSTATSQQETAAAAAAAGGDNLAGGSPTETLSASTLSSCSNGSSSSASQHTAANATSSSSSSSSSRHKSSSSSKSSSSSSKGSSGTSSSRSRSKSSKNRHHSSPAPAPELKEKTSSSSSKKSSSSSSSAIAAPPAAAAAAASASVSGSIKEEFAPAPISVFSSSSNSSCSLPPSELVAGVALSVNYSPANHQQAGVAADADKQPELQPKKKLKVSSDHRTKASKDKPVASQYEQQQVGLMSELDQAVSSITGQVASQEASQQQPTEEEELPLASTADENSISLTLDEMLDSKLINEILKNFDESALDTSQQQQQQQQQQQQTNGTPQHAAQATKRLRYDDVAAEMGEEYIYQQQQQQSNQQQVYGEDNQSQLTTIDAMQLQQLIYQQQLQLEQAERQKQELPEELQASANGQQQQQQQFSVYNVQSLTDDAEVQQQQQQQQQDVQVQQQQQQLDEHMILPSIIYEITDTNQVSVLEQQKVIAEFLTQAGYENVDVNVLQAATGGGTAAGQSAAGTADVSQFNDDFNDFDFTKLETVSDTTTTNTTTTTKTVKLEATNSQPQSFIKQQTLINAKCHEESYFNVMHYSGQPRPLAMNTFGLVKLPNGLGATLRKNLLTTRKANNSLLSLNGSTLGVVGQLARPPPPAPHANNYTALSNGSATGLLVKNAAAAAGKTIYAQKSSVIAQDRLRCNKRALVPSRLEAGKGLMTAKRLNELLLGKAVKKEKQMDNEEPEQQQLKEELEQQQQQPDHKLTHSFYEKRRKLLAKSQQQQQSPKRQPQQQQLQQQQQPQYLQQQQQEQVLRQRSPNFSLPLQNNSNVGQNSQPLLKKQLLRTLSDSSSNILAIANNSGNSNTPNANSNPWKSQSSTPGGGNTPSSSDLMRVFV, via the exons ATGACCAACTCATCCAAAGCAGATCTAATGAcgggaggaggcggaggcggaggtggTGTCAGTGGTGGCGGCGCACTCTTTGGTGGCGCTGGTGTATCCCTGGCCAGCCTGCAGGGCCAGAAATGGACACAGGTGTTTGACATGGACAAAATGATCAAGCAGCTGCGCACAGCGGAGAAGGCGTATCTTAGGGGaggcgtcggcggcggcaaggccacgggcacaggcacaggcacgggcaGTGACCAGACCAAGCTTCATGTCCAGCGCCTCAATGCAGCGGACATGGCCTACTATGACATCGTGCCAAAGCTGGCCATCCGCGATCTGGTCGTGTGCAACACCTGCAATGGCAGCTACACGAAAGCGGGTTTCCAGAATCACATAGCACTGCAGCATCCGGCCATTTGGGAGGCCACATCGAACAAATTAAATCCGCTCACAACTGCCACAGGAGACAACAGCACAGCCACAAGCCAGcaagagacagcagcagctgcagcggcagcgggtgGTGACAATCTGGCTGGGGGCTCGCCCACGGAGACATTGTCCGCCTCCACACTGTCCAGCTGCTCGAACGGCTCGAGCAGCTCAGCATCccagcacacagcagccaATGCGACGAGcagctcctcgtcctcgtcttcGTCGCgtcacaaaagcagcagcagcagcaagagtaGCAGTTCCTCCTccaaaggcagcagcgggaccagcagcagtcgttCACGTTCGAAATCATCGAAGAATCGCCACCATTCATCGCCAGCACCTGCGCCAGAGTTGAAGGAGAAGacgagcagctcctcctccaaaaagagtagcagcagcagcagcagtgccatagccgcgccaccagcagcagcagcagcggcagcttcagcttcggtGTCTGGCAGCATCAAAGAAGAGTTTGCACCGGCGCCCATAAGCGTGTTCTCCTCATCCTCGAAttcctcctgctccctgccACCCAGCGAGCTGGTTGCGGGCGTGGCTCTAAGCGTGAATTACTCTCCTGCCAATCATCAACAGGCTGGTGTTGCGGCGGACGCGGATAAGCAGCCCGAACTCCAGCCAAAGAAGAAG CTGAAGGTATCCAGCGATCATCGAACAAAAGCGTCCAAGGATAAGCCAGTCGCCAGTCAGtacgaacagcagcaggtgggTTTGATGAGTGAACTCGATCAGGCAGTATCCTCCATAACCGGCCAAGTGGCGTCACAGGAggcgtcgcagcagcagccaaccgAAGAGGAAGAACTGCCGCTGGCGAGCACAGCCGATGAGAATTCCATTTCCCTGACACTGGATGAAATGCTGGACAGCAAATTGATAAATGAGATTCTGAAAAACTTTGATGAAAGTGCGCTGGACACgtcccaacagcagcaacagcagcagcagcagcaacaacagacaaaTGGCACGCCACAGCATGCGgcacaagccacaaaaagaCTGCGctatgatgatgttgctgctgaaaTGGGCGAGGAATACatctaccagcagcagcagcaacagtcgaaCCAGCAGCAAGTCTATGGCGAGGATAACCAGAGTCAATTGACCACCATCGAtgccatgcagctgcagcagctcatctatcagcagcagctccagctcgagcaGGCAGAACGCCAAAAGCAGGAGCTGCCAGAGGAGCTGCAAGCAAGCGccaatgggcagcagcagcagcaacaacagttcAGTGTGTACAATGTGCAGTCGCTGACGGATGATGcggaggtgcagcagcagcagcagcaacagcagcaggatgtgcaggtgcagcagcagcagcaacagctcgaTGAGCATATGATACTGCCAAGTATTATATATGAGATTACAGACACGAATCAAGTGTCGGTGCTGGAGCAGCAAAAGGTCATAGCAGAGTTCCTCACACAAGCGGGCTATGAGAATGTCGATGTGAATGTGCTGCAAGCGGCCACAGGCGGAGGTACAGCAGCGGGacagtcagcagcaggcaccgCAGATGTCAGTCAATTCAATGAtgattttaatgattttgatttcacAAAACTGGAGACTGTTAgcgacacaacaacaaccaacacaacaaccacaacaaagaCTGTTAAACTGGAGGCCAccaacagccagccacaaaGCTTCATCAAGCAACAAACTTTGattaatgccaaatgccacGAGGAGAGCTACTTCAATGTCATGCATTATTCAGGCCAACCCCGACCTCTGGCCATGAACACTTTCGGTTTGGTGAAGCTGCCCAACGGGCTGGGCGCCACTTTGCGCAAGAATCTGCTGACCACACGCAAGGCCAACAACAGTTTGTTGTCTCTCAATGGCAGCACTTTGGGCGTTGTTGGCCAACTGGCACGCCCACCACCGCCCGCGCCACATGCGAATAACTACACGGCGCTCAGCAATGGCTCGGCCACGGGTTTGTTGGTGAAAAatgccgcagctgccgctggcaaGACGATCTATGCACAGAAATCGAGTGTCATAGCGCAGGATCGACTGAGGTGCAACAAGCGAGCGTTGGTGCCGTCGCGACTGGAGGCGGGCAAGGGTTTGATGACAGCCAAGCGCCTGAATGAACTGCTGTTGGGCAAGGCTGTgaaaaaggagaagcaaaTGGACAACgaagagccagagcagcagcagctgaaggaggagttggagcagcagcagcagcagccggaccACAAGCTTACACACAGTTTCTATGAGAAGCGACGAAAGCTACTGGCCAAaagtcagcagcaacagcagtctCCCAAACgtcagccacagcagcagcagctacagcaacagcagcagccacaatacctccagcaacagcagcaagagcaagtGCTGCGGCAGCGTTCACCCAACTTTTCTCTTCCATTgcaaaacaattcaaatgtTGGACAGAATTCGCAGCCGCTGCTTAAGAAGCAATTGCTGCGCACGCTgtccgacagcagcagcaacatacTGGCCATTGccaacaacagcggcaacagcaacactccTAATGCCAACAGCAATCCCTGGAAGAGCCAGAGCTCAACGCCCGGTGGCGGCAacacgcccagcagcagcgatctGATGCGTGTTTTTGTCTga
- the LOC117902784 gene encoding serine-rich adhesin for platelets isoform X3, whose protein sequence is MTNSSKADLMTGGGGGGGGVSGGGALFGGAGVSLASLQGQKWTQVFDMDKMIKQLRTAEKAYLRGGVGGGKATGTGTGTGSDQTKLHVQRLNAADMAYYDIVPKLAIRDLVVCNTCNGSYTKAGFQNHIALQHPAIWEATSNKLNPLTTATGDNSTATSQQETAAAAAAAGGDNLAGGSPTETLSASTLSSCSNGSSSSASQHTAANATSSSSSSSSSRHKSSSSSKSSSSSSKGSSGTSSSRSRSKSSKNRHHSSPAPAPELKEKTSSSSSKKSSSSSSSAIAAPPAAAAAAASASVSGSIKEEFAPAPISVFSSSSNSSCSLPPSELVAGVALSVNYSPANHQQAGVAADADKQPELQPKKKLKVSSDHRTKASKDKPVASQYEQQQVGLMSELDQAVSSITGQVASQEASQQQPTEEEELPLASTADENSISLTLDEMLDSKLINEILKNFDESALDTSQQQQQQQQQQQQQQQQQQDVQVQQQQQQLDEHMILPSIIYEITDTNQVSVLEQQKVIAEFLTQAGYENVDVNVLQAATGGGTAAGQSAAGTADVSQFNDDFNDFDFTKLETVSDTTTTNTTTTTKTVKLEATNSQPQSFIKQQTLINAKCHEESYFNVMHYSGQPRPLAMNTFGLVKLPNGLGATLRKNLLTTRKANNSLLSLNGSTLGVVGQLARPPPPAPHANNYTALSNGSATGLLVKNAAAAAGKTIYAQKSSVIAQDRLRCNKRALVPSRLEAGKGLMTAKRLNELLLGKAVKKEKQMDNEEPEQQQLKEELEQQQQQPDHKLTHSFYEKRRKLLAKSQQQQQSPKRQPQQQQLQQQQQPQYLQQQQQEQVLRQRSPNFSLPLQNNSNVGQNSQPLLKKQLLRTLSDSSSNILAIANNSGNSNTPNANSNPWKSQSSTPGGGNTPSSSDLMRVFV, encoded by the exons ATGACCAACTCATCCAAAGCAGATCTAATGAcgggaggaggcggaggcggaggtggTGTCAGTGGTGGCGGCGCACTCTTTGGTGGCGCTGGTGTATCCCTGGCCAGCCTGCAGGGCCAGAAATGGACACAGGTGTTTGACATGGACAAAATGATCAAGCAGCTGCGCACAGCGGAGAAGGCGTATCTTAGGGGaggcgtcggcggcggcaaggccacgggcacaggcacaggcacgggcaGTGACCAGACCAAGCTTCATGTCCAGCGCCTCAATGCAGCGGACATGGCCTACTATGACATCGTGCCAAAGCTGGCCATCCGCGATCTGGTCGTGTGCAACACCTGCAATGGCAGCTACACGAAAGCGGGTTTCCAGAATCACATAGCACTGCAGCATCCGGCCATTTGGGAGGCCACATCGAACAAATTAAATCCGCTCACAACTGCCACAGGAGACAACAGCACAGCCACAAGCCAGcaagagacagcagcagctgcagcggcagcgggtgGTGACAATCTGGCTGGGGGCTCGCCCACGGAGACATTGTCCGCCTCCACACTGTCCAGCTGCTCGAACGGCTCGAGCAGCTCAGCATCccagcacacagcagccaATGCGACGAGcagctcctcgtcctcgtcttcGTCGCgtcacaaaagcagcagcagcagcaagagtaGCAGTTCCTCCTccaaaggcagcagcgggaccagcagcagtcgttCACGTTCGAAATCATCGAAGAATCGCCACCATTCATCGCCAGCACCTGCGCCAGAGTTGAAGGAGAAGacgagcagctcctcctccaaaaagagtagcagcagcagcagcagtgccatagccgcgccaccagcagcagcagcagcggcagcttcagcttcggtGTCTGGCAGCATCAAAGAAGAGTTTGCACCGGCGCCCATAAGCGTGTTCTCCTCATCCTCGAAttcctcctgctccctgccACCCAGCGAGCTGGTTGCGGGCGTGGCTCTAAGCGTGAATTACTCTCCTGCCAATCATCAACAGGCTGGTGTTGCGGCGGACGCGGATAAGCAGCCCGAACTCCAGCCAAAGAAGAAG CTGAAGGTATCCAGCGATCATCGAACAAAAGCGTCCAAGGATAAGCCAGTCGCCAGTCAGtacgaacagcagcaggtgggTTTGATGAGTGAACTCGATCAGGCAGTATCCTCCATAACCGGCCAAGTGGCGTCACAGGAggcgtcgcagcagcagccaaccgAAGAGGAAGAACTGCCGCTGGCGAGCACAGCCGATGAGAATTCCATTTCCCTGACACTGGATGAAATGCTGGACAGCAAATTGATAAATGAGATTCTGAAAAACTTTGATGAAAGTGCGCTGGACACgtcccaacagcagcaacagcagcagcagca gcagcagcagcagcagcaacagcagcaggatgtgcaggtgcagcagcagcagcaacagctcgaTGAGCATATGATACTGCCAAGTATTATATATGAGATTACAGACACGAATCAAGTGTCGGTGCTGGAGCAGCAAAAGGTCATAGCAGAGTTCCTCACACAAGCGGGCTATGAGAATGTCGATGTGAATGTGCTGCAAGCGGCCACAGGCGGAGGTACAGCAGCGGGacagtcagcagcaggcaccgCAGATGTCAGTCAATTCAATGAtgattttaatgattttgatttcacAAAACTGGAGACTGTTAgcgacacaacaacaaccaacacaacaaccacaacaaagaCTGTTAAACTGGAGGCCAccaacagccagccacaaaGCTTCATCAAGCAACAAACTTTGattaatgccaaatgccacGAGGAGAGCTACTTCAATGTCATGCATTATTCAGGCCAACCCCGACCTCTGGCCATGAACACTTTCGGTTTGGTGAAGCTGCCCAACGGGCTGGGCGCCACTTTGCGCAAGAATCTGCTGACCACACGCAAGGCCAACAACAGTTTGTTGTCTCTCAATGGCAGCACTTTGGGCGTTGTTGGCCAACTGGCACGCCCACCACCGCCCGCGCCACATGCGAATAACTACACGGCGCTCAGCAATGGCTCGGCCACGGGTTTGTTGGTGAAAAatgccgcagctgccgctggcaaGACGATCTATGCACAGAAATCGAGTGTCATAGCGCAGGATCGACTGAGGTGCAACAAGCGAGCGTTGGTGCCGTCGCGACTGGAGGCGGGCAAGGGTTTGATGACAGCCAAGCGCCTGAATGAACTGCTGTTGGGCAAGGCTGTgaaaaaggagaagcaaaTGGACAACgaagagccagagcagcagcagctgaaggaggagttggagcagcagcagcagcagccggaccACAAGCTTACACACAGTTTCTATGAGAAGCGACGAAAGCTACTGGCCAAaagtcagcagcaacagcagtctCCCAAACgtcagccacagcagcagcagctacagcaacagcagcagccacaatacctccagcaacagcagcaagagcaagtGCTGCGGCAGCGTTCACCCAACTTTTCTCTTCCATTgcaaaacaattcaaatgtTGGACAGAATTCGCAGCCGCTGCTTAAGAAGCAATTGCTGCGCACGCTgtccgacagcagcagcaacatacTGGCCATTGccaacaacagcggcaacagcaacactccTAATGCCAACAGCAATCCCTGGAAGAGCCAGAGCTCAACGCCCGGTGGCGGCAacacgcccagcagcagcgatctGATGCGTGTTTTTGTCTga